The Hymenobacter baengnokdamensis genome includes a region encoding these proteins:
- a CDS encoding DUF4199 domain-containing protein, which translates to MQPEDSISRKEAATDAAGLVRRLALRFGVGAGIACAAWLLFLQLSGNNALGPKQLLGELLVPMFAAGSQWVLRRKLAPEKPGVGRSLAVGGLTVLLAATIAAASMWSLAHGAGEPALARNRAEQIEIVRVQQEMRAKEKRNQQFEQDELRQAATISVATLARGTFAYVLILGMLGGVPSGLFLRK; encoded by the coding sequence ATGCAGCCAGAAGATTCGATAAGCAGAAAGGAAGCCGCTACTGATGCTGCGGGATTGGTCCGGCGTCTGGCGCTGCGCTTTGGGGTAGGGGCTGGTATAGCGTGCGCCGCCTGGCTCTTGTTTTTGCAGCTATCCGGCAACAATGCCCTGGGACCTAAGCAGCTACTGGGTGAGCTGCTGGTGCCTATGTTCGCCGCTGGTAGCCAATGGGTGTTGCGTCGCAAGCTCGCGCCCGAAAAACCGGGTGTAGGCCGGTCGCTGGCAGTAGGTGGACTGACGGTGCTCCTGGCGGCTACGATTGCCGCGGCCAGCATGTGGAGCCTGGCGCATGGGGCGGGCGAGCCGGCGCTGGCGCGTAATAGGGCTGAGCAGATAGAGATAGTACGGGTGCAGCAGGAAATGCGGGCAAAGGAGAAGCGCAACCAACAGTTTGAGCAGGATGAGCTGCGGCAGGCGGCAACAATATCGGTGGCTACGCTGGCCCGCGGAACATTTGCCTATGTATTAATTCTGGGGATGCTGGGCGGAGTGCCAAGTGGGTTATTTTTGCGCAAGTGA
- a CDS encoding DUF4199 domain-containing protein yields the protein MQTATPSASTSSVALRYGLLTGLVGIIYMFVTFATGQESNQPVSWFSLVIPITGVYLAHKAFKQLNGGFMSYGQGVGIGVLLSVVSGVLSSVFNYVYRTIIDPDVTTRTVEAARAKMEAAGTMSDAQIDQAMAMASKFSSGPIMLIIGLVVSVLFGLLTSLVIAAITKNPKPEFE from the coding sequence ATGCAAACGGCTACTCCTTCCGCTTCTACTTCCTCAGTAGCGCTACGCTATGGCCTGCTAACAGGCTTGGTTGGCATTATTTACATGTTTGTAACGTTTGCTACCGGCCAGGAGTCTAATCAACCAGTAAGTTGGTTTAGTCTTGTCATTCCAATTACCGGAGTATACCTGGCGCACAAAGCATTTAAGCAGCTCAACGGGGGCTTTATGTCTTATGGGCAGGGAGTAGGTATTGGCGTGCTGCTATCGGTGGTAAGCGGCGTGCTATCATCGGTTTTTAACTATGTTTATCGGACGATTATCGACCCGGATGTGACCACCCGAACCGTTGAGGCAGCCCGTGCTAAAATGGAAGCCGCTGGTACTATGAGCGATGCGCAGATAGACCAGGCAATGGCAATGGCCAGCAAGTTCTCATCGGGGCCTATTATGCTGATAATCGGCCTGGTGGTTTCAGTACTGTTTGGCTTACTTACCTCGTTGGTGATAGCTGCTATCACCAAAAACCCGAAACCCGAATTTGAATAA
- a CDS encoding glycosyltransferase family 2 protein — MELSIVIPLLNEAESLPELTRWIARVLTARGLSYEIILIDDGSTDDSWTVIEALAGQDMALRGIRFNRNYGKSAALNVGFEAARGRVVCTMDADLQDSPEELPELYRMITEDHYDLVSGWKQKRFDPLSKTIPTKLFNGATRAISGIQLHDFNCGLKAYDQRVVKAIEVYGEMHRYIPVIAKWNGFRKIGEKVVQHQERKYGVTKFGLERFIYGFLDLASITFVSRFRRRPMHFFGTLGSLSFFVGMLLTLWLTGEKVWLSLHNLRARNVTEQPLFFLSLVAVIIGVQLFLAGFLAEMVQLNGPRRNDYLVRETLR, encoded by the coding sequence GTGGAGCTATCCATCGTTATTCCCCTGCTTAATGAGGCCGAGTCGCTGCCCGAGCTTACGCGCTGGATTGCGCGCGTGCTTACAGCGAGGGGGCTTTCGTACGAAATTATTCTTATCGACGACGGCTCGACCGACGACTCGTGGACGGTAATTGAGGCACTGGCCGGGCAGGATATGGCGCTGCGCGGTATCCGCTTCAATCGCAACTATGGTAAGTCGGCGGCGCTCAATGTGGGGTTTGAGGCTGCACGCGGCCGGGTGGTGTGCACCATGGACGCCGACCTGCAGGACTCGCCCGAGGAGCTGCCCGAGCTGTACCGCATGATTACTGAGGACCACTACGACCTGGTGAGCGGCTGGAAGCAAAAGCGGTTTGACCCGCTCTCGAAAACCATTCCGACCAAGCTGTTTAACGGCGCGACGCGGGCTATTTCGGGCATTCAGCTGCACGATTTCAACTGTGGGCTAAAGGCCTATGACCAGCGCGTGGTGAAGGCCATTGAAGTATACGGCGAAATGCACCGCTACATTCCGGTGATAGCCAAGTGGAACGGCTTTCGCAAAATTGGCGAAAAGGTGGTGCAGCATCAGGAGCGCAAGTATGGCGTGACCAAGTTCGGCCTGGAGCGTTTTATATATGGTTTTCTCGATTTAGCCAGTATCACGTTCGTGAGCCGGTTTCGGCGGCGGCCCATGCACTTTTTTGGAACGCTGGGCTCGCTTTCGTTTTTTGTGGGAATGCTGCTGACGCTGTGGCTGACGGGCGAGAAAGTGTGGCTGTCGCTGCACAACCTGCGCGCGCGCAACGTAACCGAGCAGCCGCTGTTTTTTCTGTCGCTGGTGGCCGTAATTATTGGCGTACAGCTGTTTTTAGCTGGTTTTCTGGCGGAAATGGTGCAGCTTAACGGCCCCCGTCGCAACGATTACCTGGTGCGCGAAACGCTACGATGA
- a CDS encoding glycosyltransferase yields MKVVIIGPAYPLRGGLATYNERLARAFKQAGDEVRIVTFSLQYPGFLFPGQTQLSTEAGPTDLAIEVSLNSMNPLSWLAVGRRLRRERPDLVVFRFWLPFMGPALGTVARLVRGNGHTRVVAITDNVIPHEKRPGDGPLMRYFLSACDGFVTMSRSVLADLQRLGFGSKPALYRPHPLYDNFGPPRPKAEAVKALGLATEFAYILFFGFIRAYKGLDILLEALADARVAALPVKLIIAGEFYEEAAPYEQLIQQYGLENRLVRATDFIPNERVADYFCAADMVMQPYKNATQSGVSQVAYHFGRPMLVTDVGGLAELIPAGVVGYVVPPTPSAIADALADFYENNREEAFAAGVRQEAKKFSWEVMVAALKEVARAL; encoded by the coding sequence ATGAAAGTTGTGATTATCGGCCCGGCTTATCCGCTGCGCGGCGGACTGGCAACGTACAATGAGCGGCTCGCGCGGGCATTTAAGCAAGCCGGCGATGAGGTGCGAATCGTCACGTTTTCACTGCAATACCCTGGTTTTCTGTTTCCGGGGCAAACGCAGCTCAGCACTGAAGCGGGGCCGACTGATTTGGCGATTGAAGTCAGCCTGAACTCGATGAACCCGCTTTCGTGGCTGGCAGTGGGGCGGCGGCTACGGCGCGAGCGTCCCGATTTGGTAGTATTTCGGTTTTGGCTGCCGTTTATGGGGCCGGCGCTGGGCACGGTGGCGCGGCTGGTGCGCGGCAATGGCCACACCCGCGTAGTAGCGATTACCGACAACGTGATTCCGCACGAGAAGCGGCCGGGCGATGGCCCGCTGATGCGCTATTTTCTGAGTGCCTGCGATGGTTTCGTGACCATGAGCCGGAGTGTGCTGGCCGATTTGCAGCGCCTGGGTTTTGGCAGCAAGCCGGCGCTGTACCGGCCTCACCCGCTCTACGACAACTTTGGGCCGCCCAGGCCAAAGGCCGAAGCAGTGAAGGCCCTGGGACTAGCTACGGAGTTTGCCTATATCTTGTTTTTCGGCTTTATCAGGGCCTATAAGGGGCTGGACATTCTGCTCGAAGCGCTGGCCGATGCGCGGGTGGCCGCCTTGCCGGTGAAGCTCATTATTGCCGGCGAGTTTTACGAGGAGGCCGCGCCGTACGAGCAGCTTATTCAGCAATACGGGCTGGAAAACCGACTGGTGCGGGCCACCGACTTTATCCCGAATGAGCGCGTAGCCGATTATTTCTGCGCCGCCGATATGGTGATGCAGCCTTACAAAAATGCTACTCAAAGCGGTGTGTCGCAGGTAGCCTATCACTTTGGCCGCCCTATGCTGGTGACCGACGTGGGTGGGCTGGCCGAGCTGATACCGGCCGGCGTAGTAGGCTACGTGGTGCCACCTACGCCCAGCGCCATTGCCGATGCCCTGGCCGATTTTTATGAAAACAACCGGGAAGAAGCCTTTGCGGCCGGCGTGCGGCAGGAAGCTAAGAAATTCTCGTGGGAGGTGATGGTAGCGGCGCTGAAGGAAGTAGCGCGGGCTTTGTAG
- a CDS encoding glycosyltransferase family 9 protein, which yields MPELLHDIPVCPDCRHFRGDLPCRPNKEHGYMCGDCPVYAPVGKRILLIKLGAIGDVIRTTPLLRRLRQEYPDCYITWLTLTPAILPQQEIEEILKFDYASSLHLQARRFDIAINLDKEKEAAALLLNVQAETKFGYTLRPYDGVPWPINALADHKYLTGVFDQLSLGNTKPYVQEIFELCGFDFRGEEYVFDTHDDKGYDWSALPPASAGPRIGLNTGCGDRWTTRLWSTEKWIQLIHKLQAAGYAPVLLGGEAEHPRNLELQAATGAAYLGTFPLPRFINLMNQMAGIVTQVTMGMHISIALRKPTILMNNIFNPHEFDLYGRGQIVGPDKQCVCFYRGTCRLGTSCMEDLPAEKVFQAVAESVPQ from the coding sequence GTGCCCGAGCTTCTTCACGATATCCCCGTTTGCCCCGACTGCCGCCATTTTCGCGGCGACCTGCCCTGCCGCCCTAATAAAGAGCACGGCTATATGTGCGGCGACTGCCCCGTGTATGCGCCCGTTGGCAAGCGGATTCTGCTTATCAAGCTCGGGGCTATTGGTGATGTCATTCGGACTACGCCGCTGCTGCGGCGGCTGCGGCAAGAATATCCCGACTGCTATATTACCTGGCTCACGCTTACGCCGGCTATTTTGCCGCAGCAGGAAATCGAGGAGATTTTGAAGTTCGATTATGCCAGTTCGCTGCACCTGCAGGCCCGGCGCTTCGATATTGCCATCAACCTTGACAAGGAAAAAGAGGCCGCCGCGTTGCTGCTGAATGTGCAGGCCGAAACTAAGTTTGGCTACACCCTCCGGCCCTACGACGGCGTGCCCTGGCCTATCAACGCGCTAGCCGACCACAAGTACCTCACCGGCGTGTTCGACCAGCTCAGCCTGGGCAATACCAAGCCCTACGTGCAAGAGATATTTGAGCTTTGCGGCTTCGATTTTCGGGGCGAGGAGTACGTGTTCGATACCCACGACGACAAAGGCTACGACTGGTCGGCCCTCCCACCCGCCAGTGCCGGCCCCCGCATTGGCCTCAATACCGGCTGCGGCGACCGCTGGACTACCCGCCTCTGGAGCACCGAAAAGTGGATTCAGCTTATCCATAAGCTGCAGGCGGCCGGCTACGCGCCGGTGCTGCTGGGCGGCGAAGCCGAGCACCCGCGCAACCTGGAGCTGCAAGCAGCTACCGGCGCGGCTTACCTGGGCACCTTCCCCCTGCCCCGTTTTATCAACCTCATGAACCAGATGGCCGGCATCGTGACGCAGGTAACAATGGGGATGCACATCAGCATTGCGCTGCGCAAACCGACCATCCTGATGAACAATATCTTCAACCCCCACGAATTTGACCTCTACGGCCGCGGCCAAATCGTAGGCCCTGACAAGCAATGTGTATGCTTCTACCGCGGCACCTGCCGCCTGGGCACTAGCTGCATGGAAGACCTGCCGGCTGAGAAGGTATTTCAGGCCGTAGCGGAAAGCGTGCCGCAGTAG